In Sodalis ligni, a single genomic region encodes these proteins:
- a CDS encoding collagen-like triple helix repeat-containing protein has translation MLLPPSAHFDPIFIITEKGTGRKIGIKRLEDQKYRGREVYAMSNLETGILFGPKLFLSKKNHFRAIPVKFSEKLKIMGHQGLGGKGGPRAAAKWRGDYMDAAGHPGAAGHSGAADPVNAAGHSGAAGSSNNAGSALRSMSAPLSNTLTSLKDKRWEFNKYGFFVDMNEIRTRINGKATSVIYDLSRNVFYPRKDKTKVETIIEFVPQDNYMINPDGKLEKTNILEPALATPQDQYEGIKALGIDLPWNSSPIKILANLKKNIPRKITSIWVGKNDIPENIIKNLQNNARMAKEFPRPYDFKLYLSSENNDAYVRNLARLKELAKDVVVINLEFTDYYHAFSQTKNFEHYSAAIDGNRGRATNFASACDVIRLDLLNRREGFIWMWTTRFFFPGLFDFSTSPEGLILSTPVYHSALNIRGKYPNSNWGTHANSPTLDAMLDESYRRYMSHKEFYTHRPSLEDAVASARYASTLSYLTGPDLFNHIIDQNLANEKQTREALKLLNLPIVMDRSTHAKLEEYWDLEVCALKNIVQVGNAHTWRHSR, from the coding sequence TTGTTATTACCGCCATCGGCGCATTTTGATCCGATATTTATCATCACCGAGAAAGGCACGGGAAGAAAAATCGGTATTAAACGGCTTGAAGATCAAAAATACCGTGGTCGCGAGGTCTATGCCATGAGCAACCTGGAAACAGGCATCCTGTTTGGACCCAAGCTGTTTCTGAGCAAAAAAAATCATTTCAGGGCCATTCCGGTTAAATTCAGCGAAAAGCTGAAAATCATGGGCCATCAAGGACTGGGCGGGAAAGGAGGGCCCCGGGCCGCGGCTAAATGGCGTGGAGATTACATGGACGCCGCCGGCCATCCTGGCGCCGCCGGACATTCAGGCGCAGCGGATCCCGTTAATGCCGCCGGCCATTCCGGCGCGGCCGGTTCTTCAAATAACGCCGGTTCCGCCCTGCGCTCGATGTCAGCGCCCCTTTCCAATACGCTCACGTCCTTAAAGGACAAACGGTGGGAGTTCAATAAATATGGATTTTTTGTTGATATGAATGAAATCCGCACGCGAATAAACGGTAAAGCCACCTCGGTAATATACGATCTGTCGCGTAATGTGTTTTACCCGCGCAAGGACAAAACCAAGGTCGAGACGATAATCGAGTTTGTTCCTCAAGATAATTATATGATCAATCCTGACGGTAAACTGGAGAAAACAAACATACTTGAACCGGCTTTAGCGACGCCACAAGACCAATATGAGGGTATCAAGGCATTGGGAATCGATCTCCCGTGGAATAGTTCCCCCATAAAAATATTGGCGAACTTGAAAAAAAACATTCCGAGAAAAATTACGTCCATTTGGGTCGGAAAGAATGACATACCAGAAAATATTATCAAAAATCTGCAAAATAACGCCCGTATGGCAAAAGAGTTCCCACGTCCCTATGATTTTAAGCTCTATCTTTCCAGCGAAAATAATGATGCCTATGTTCGCAACCTGGCGCGGTTGAAGGAACTGGCGAAAGACGTAGTGGTCATCAATTTAGAATTCACCGATTATTATCATGCTTTTTCACAAACGAAAAATTTCGAGCATTATTCTGCCGCCATCGATGGTAACCGAGGCCGGGCGACCAACTTCGCTTCCGCCTGCGATGTCATTCGATTGGATCTGCTTAATCGACGGGAGGGCTTTATATGGATGTGGACGACACGCTTTTTCTTCCCCGGACTATTCGATTTCAGCACCAGCCCGGAGGGACTGATATTATCCACGCCGGTTTATCATAGTGCGTTAAATATTAGAGGAAAATACCCAAACAGTAATTGGGGCACCCATGCCAACAGTCCAACTTTAGACGCCATGTTGGATGAGAGCTATCGACGTTATATGTCTCATAAAGAATTCTATACCCACAGGCCTTCACTCGAAGATGCAGTTGCTTCCGCCCGCTATGCGTCAACGTTATCCTACCTCACTGGCCCGGATCTTTTTAACCATATCATCGATCAAAACCTGGCCAATGAGAAACAGACCAGGGAAGCGCTGAAGTTATTAAATTTGCCCATCGTAATGGACCGGTCGACCCATGCCAAGTTGGAAGAGTATTGGGATCTTGAAGTTTGCGCATTAAAAAATATTGTACAGGTTGGTAATGCGCATACCTGGCGGCACTCTCGCTAG
- a CDS encoding YfhL family 4Fe-4S dicluster ferredoxin, translated as MALLITKKCINCDMCEPECPNQAISMGPEIYEIDPNRCTECVGHYETPTCQKVCPIDNTIIADPAVLESNEQLWEKFVVMYHSDRL; from the coding sequence ATGGCTTTATTGATTACCAAGAAGTGTATTAACTGCGACATGTGCGAGCCCGAGTGTCCGAACCAGGCTATCAGCATGGGGCCTGAGATCTATGAAATCGACCCGAACCGCTGCACTGAATGCGTCGGTCATTACGAGACGCCTACCTGCCAGAAAGTGTGCCCTATTGATAACACCATCATTGCGGACCCGGCCGTTTTGGAAAGCAACGAGCAGCTGTGGGAAAAATTCGTGGTGATGTACCACAGCGATCGATTGTAG
- the acpS gene encoding holo-ACP synthase has protein sequence MTILGIGTDIVEIERIEAVVARSGDRFARRILSEAEWAQYLKHKRPIRFLAKRFAVKEAAAKAFGTGIRNGLAFAHFEVNNDVLGKPGLTLHLQAAELAANLKVTQIHVTLADERHYACATVIIEYQESPQA, from the coding sequence ATGACTATCCTTGGGATCGGCACCGATATCGTTGAAATCGAGCGTATCGAAGCGGTGGTGGCGCGCAGCGGCGACCGTTTTGCCCGCCGCATTCTTAGCGAGGCCGAATGGGCGCAATACCTTAAGCATAAGCGGCCCATCCGCTTTCTGGCCAAGCGCTTTGCGGTAAAGGAGGCGGCGGCGAAGGCGTTCGGCACCGGTATTCGCAACGGCCTGGCGTTTGCGCATTTTGAAGTAAACAACGACGTGTTGGGTAAGCCCGGTTTGACGCTGCATCTACAGGCCGCCGAGCTGGCGGCAAACCTGAAGGTGACGCAAATCCACGTGACGCTGGCGGATGAGCGCCATTATGCCTGCGCCACCGTCATCATCGAATATCAAGAAAGCCCACAGGCCTAA
- the pdxJ gene encoding pyridoxine 5'-phosphate synthase yields the protein MSGLLLGVNIDHIATLRNARGTNYPDPVQAAFIAEQAGADGITVHLREDRRHITDRDVRLLRQTIQTRMNLEMAVTSEMIAISCELRPHFCCLVPEKRQEVTTEGGLDVAGQIDKMKDAVARLSAAGIQVSLFIDPDEKQIAAAAAVGAPYIEIHTGAYADAADEAARLAEFERIRLGAVFAERQGLKVNAGHGLTYQNVQLIAALPQMHELNIGHSIIGRGVMSGLAEAVSEMKGLMLKARA from the coding sequence ATGTCCGGTTTGCTGTTAGGCGTGAACATTGATCATATTGCCACCTTGCGCAACGCGCGGGGCACGAATTACCCCGATCCGGTACAGGCGGCCTTTATCGCCGAGCAGGCGGGTGCGGATGGTATCACCGTTCATTTGCGCGAAGACCGCCGCCATATTACCGACCGCGATGTCCGTTTACTGCGCCAGACCATCCAGACCCGGATGAATCTGGAAATGGCGGTTACCAGCGAAATGATCGCCATTTCCTGTGAGTTGCGGCCGCATTTTTGCTGCCTGGTACCGGAAAAACGCCAGGAAGTGACCACCGAAGGCGGCCTTGACGTTGCCGGCCAAATCGACAAGATGAAAGATGCGGTGGCTCGTTTATCTGCGGCCGGCATTCAGGTGTCGTTATTTATTGATCCCGATGAAAAACAAATTGCGGCGGCGGCGGCGGTGGGTGCGCCTTATATCGAAATACACACCGGCGCATACGCCGATGCCGCTGATGAAGCCGCCCGGCTGGCGGAGTTCGAGCGTATACGCCTGGGGGCGGTGTTTGCCGAGCGCCAGGGACTCAAAGTCAACGCCGGTCATGGCCTGACCTACCAGAATGTCCAGCTCATCGCCGCGCTGCCGCAAATGCACGAACTGAATATTGGTCATTCCATCATCGGCCGCGGGGTGATGAGCGGTTTGGCCGAGGCGGTGTCCGAAATGAAGGGGCTGATGCTCAAGGCGCGCGCCTGA
- the recO gene encoding DNA repair protein RecO — translation MEAGQRAFVLHGRPYSKTSLLLFFFTENDGRVRILAKGARSRRSALKGVLQPFTPLLIRWSGRGEVKTLRNAEPVSLGLPLTGLMLYSGLYANELLSRVMAYGTDYSSLFFDYLQCLQSLAAATGSPEPTLRRFELSLLHHLGYGVDFLHCAATGLPVDDDMTYRFREEKGFIASVVIDHYSFTGRELQALAAGHFPDMETLRAAKRFTRMALKPYLGGKPLKSRELFGQFMVNKIPPKPLPGNGTPG, via the coding sequence ATGGAGGCCGGGCAGCGCGCGTTTGTCCTGCATGGACGACCTTATAGCAAAACCAGCTTGCTGTTGTTTTTTTTTACCGAAAACGACGGGCGGGTGCGGATCCTGGCCAAAGGAGCGCGCTCCCGCCGCTCCGCCCTGAAAGGTGTTCTGCAACCCTTCACGCCGCTGCTTATCCGCTGGAGCGGACGGGGCGAAGTCAAAACCCTGCGCAATGCCGAGCCTGTCTCCCTGGGCCTGCCGTTAACCGGCCTGATGCTCTACAGCGGGTTGTATGCCAATGAGCTGCTGTCACGGGTAATGGCCTACGGTACCGACTACTCCTCCCTGTTCTTTGATTATCTGCAATGTTTGCAGTCACTTGCGGCCGCTACCGGATCCCCCGAGCCCACCCTAAGGCGATTTGAGCTGTCGCTGCTCCATCACCTGGGCTACGGCGTGGATTTCCTGCACTGTGCCGCTACCGGCCTGCCGGTGGATGATGATATGACTTACCGCTTCCGGGAAGAAAAAGGTTTTATAGCCAGCGTCGTCATCGACCACTACAGCTTTACCGGACGTGAGCTGCAGGCGCTGGCCGCCGGACATTTTCCAGATATGGAAACGCTGCGCGCCGCCAAACGGTTTACCCGCATGGCGCTTAAACCCTACCTGGGCGGTAAGCCTCTAAAAAGCCGTGAGCTTTTCGGCCAGTTCATGGTAAATAAAATCCCGCCCAAACCGTTGCCCGGCAACGGCACGCCCGGTTAA
- the rnc gene encoding ribonuclease III: MNPILINRLQKKLGYTFQQNELLLQALTHRSASSKHNERLEFLGDSILSFVIANALYLRFPRVDEGDMSRMRATLVRGNTLAEMAREFELGECLRLGPGELKSGGFRRESILADTVEALIGGIFLDSDIQNIERLILNWYRSRLDEISPGDKQKDPKTRLQEYLQGRHLPLPTYLVVQVRGEAHDQEFTIHCHVSGLSEPVVGNGSSRRKAEQSAAEQALKELELE, from the coding sequence ATGAACCCCATCTTAATTAATAGGCTCCAGAAGAAACTGGGCTACACTTTTCAGCAGAACGAGCTCCTGTTACAGGCTTTGACACACCGAAGCGCCAGCAGCAAACATAATGAACGGCTGGAATTTCTTGGTGACTCAATATTAAGTTTTGTCATCGCCAATGCGCTGTATCTTCGTTTCCCGCGGGTAGACGAAGGCGATATGAGCCGCATGCGCGCGACGCTGGTGCGAGGCAATACCCTGGCGGAGATGGCCCGCGAGTTCGAACTGGGAGAGTGCCTGCGGCTGGGACCCGGAGAGTTGAAGAGCGGCGGGTTTCGTCGTGAATCCATTCTGGCCGATACCGTGGAGGCCCTGATCGGCGGGATTTTTCTCGATAGCGACATTCAGAATATCGAGCGTCTGATCCTTAACTGGTATCGCAGCCGCCTGGATGAAATCAGTCCCGGCGACAAGCAAAAGGACCCAAAGACCCGTCTGCAGGAGTATTTGCAGGGGCGTCATTTGCCGTTACCTACTTATCTGGTGGTTCAGGTTCGTGGCGAGGCGCATGATCAGGAATTTACTATTCACTGCCATGTCAGCGGCTTGTCGGAACCCGTGGTGGGTAACGGATCCAGCCGTCGTAAAGCCGAACAATCAGCCGCCGAGCAGGCGCTGAAAGAGCTGGAGCTTGAATGA
- the lepB gene encoding signal peptidase I, with the protein MANMFALILAIATLITGIIWCVDRFKLAPARRLKQAQATLDTGVPVAGKAVPKKVGQPGWIETCASIFPVLLVVFVVRSFIYEPFQIPSGSMMPTLLVGDFILVEKFAYGIKNPITQATLIPTGHPQRGDVVVFKYPLDPTLDYIKRVIGLPGDRVSYDPLSKTVTVHPGCGNSPTCNSALPVTYSEMAPSDFVQTFDSTGNGESSSGFLEVAPDQSVDDGIRLAQRIETLGDVSHRILTVPGQQDQMNLYYQQRMEWVVPDGEYFMMGDNRDDSADSRYWGFVPERNLVGKATAIWMSFEKQEGKWPTGVRLRRIGGIH; encoded by the coding sequence ATGGCGAATATGTTTGCCTTGATCCTGGCAATAGCGACCTTGATAACCGGTATTATCTGGTGCGTGGATCGATTTAAACTGGCACCGGCACGCCGCTTGAAACAAGCGCAAGCCACGCTTGATACCGGCGTTCCGGTCGCTGGTAAAGCCGTGCCGAAAAAAGTCGGCCAGCCCGGCTGGATTGAAACCTGCGCTTCAATTTTTCCGGTATTGCTGGTGGTATTTGTAGTCCGCTCTTTTATTTATGAGCCGTTTCAAATCCCGTCGGGCTCAATGATGCCGACGCTATTGGTAGGGGATTTCATCCTGGTGGAAAAGTTCGCCTACGGGATCAAAAATCCCATTACCCAAGCCACGCTGATTCCCACCGGGCATCCGCAGCGCGGCGATGTGGTGGTATTCAAATATCCCCTTGACCCGACGCTGGACTATATCAAACGAGTGATTGGTCTGCCCGGCGACCGCGTCAGTTACGATCCGCTGTCAAAAACCGTGACGGTTCATCCGGGGTGCGGCAATAGTCCTACCTGCAACAGCGCATTGCCGGTGACCTATAGCGAAATGGCTCCCAGCGATTTTGTCCAGACCTTTGATTCCACCGGCAACGGCGAATCCTCCTCCGGCTTTTTGGAAGTGGCGCCGGACCAGTCGGTGGATGACGGTATCCGCCTGGCGCAGCGCATCGAGACCCTGGGCGACGTATCCCATCGTATCCTGACCGTTCCCGGCCAGCAGGATCAGATGAATCTCTATTACCAGCAGCGGATGGAGTGGGTGGTGCCCGACGGGGAGTATTTCATGATGGGCGATAATCGCGATGATAGCGCCGATAGCCGTTATTGGGGTTTTGTCCCGGAAAGAAATCTGGTGGGCAAGGCGACGGCGATTTGGATGAGTTTTGAAAAACAAGAAGGGAAATGGCCTACCGGCGTTCGTTTAAGACGTATCGGCGGTATTCATTAA
- the lepA gene encoding translation elongation factor 4, with amino-acid sequence MKHIRNFSIIAHIDHGKSTLSDRLIQTCGGLAEREMEAQVLDSMDLERERGITIKAQSVTLDYKANDGQIYQLNFIDTPGHVDFSYEVSRSLAACEGALLVVDAGQGVEAQTLANCYTAMEMNLEVVPVLNKIDLPAADPERVAQEIEDIVGIDATDAVRCSAKTGEGVPEVLERLVRDIPPPQGSPEGPLQALIIDSWFDNYLGVVSLIRVKNGTLRKGDKVKVMSTGQSYNADRLGIFTPKRVDRDILNCGEVGWLVCAIKDILGAPVGDTLTLARQPAEKALPGFKKVKPQVYAGMFTISSDDYEAFRDALGKLSLNDASLFYEPESSTALGFGFRCGFLGLLHMEIIQERLEREYDLELITTAPTVIYEVVTTDNQTQYVDSPSKLPPLNNILELREPIAECHMLLPQEFLGNVITLCIEKRGMQTNMVYHGNQVALTYEIPMSEVVLDFFDRLKSTSRGYASLDYGFKRFQTSDMVRVDILINGERVDALALITHRDNSQRRGREIVEKMQELIPRQQFDIAIQAAIGNHIIARSTIKQLRKNVLAKCYGGDVSRKKKLLQKQKEGKKRMKQVGNVELPQEAFLAILHVGKDSK; translated from the coding sequence ATGAAGCATATAAGAAACTTTTCAATAATCGCCCATATCGACCACGGTAAGTCGACTCTCTCCGATCGCCTGATCCAAACCTGCGGCGGTTTGGCCGAGCGGGAAATGGAAGCCCAGGTATTGGACTCCATGGATTTGGAGCGTGAGCGCGGCATTACCATCAAGGCCCAGAGCGTAACGCTGGATTATAAAGCCAATGACGGCCAGATTTACCAGCTGAACTTTATCGATACTCCCGGACATGTGGACTTTTCCTACGAAGTGTCTCGCTCCCTGGCGGCCTGCGAAGGGGCCTTGCTGGTGGTGGACGCGGGGCAGGGCGTGGAGGCGCAGACTCTCGCCAACTGCTATACCGCCATGGAAATGAATCTGGAAGTCGTGCCGGTATTGAACAAGATCGATCTGCCCGCCGCCGATCCCGAGCGAGTGGCGCAGGAAATCGAGGATATCGTCGGCATCGACGCCACCGACGCGGTGCGCTGTTCGGCCAAGACCGGCGAAGGCGTGCCGGAAGTGCTGGAGCGGCTGGTGCGCGACATCCCGCCGCCCCAAGGCTCCCCGGAGGGGCCGCTGCAGGCGCTGATCATCGATTCGTGGTTTGACAACTATCTGGGCGTGGTGTCGCTGATCCGGGTAAAAAACGGCACGCTGCGCAAGGGCGATAAAGTCAAGGTCATGAGTACCGGCCAGAGCTACAATGCCGACCGGCTGGGCATTTTCACGCCGAAGCGGGTGGACAGGGACATCCTGAACTGCGGCGAGGTGGGTTGGCTGGTTTGCGCCATCAAGGATATCCTGGGGGCGCCGGTGGGGGATACCCTGACCCTGGCCCGCCAGCCGGCGGAAAAGGCCCTGCCGGGCTTCAAGAAAGTGAAGCCGCAGGTCTATGCCGGCATGTTCACCATCAGCTCCGACGATTACGAAGCCTTCCGCGATGCTCTCGGGAAACTGAGCCTGAACGACGCTTCGCTGTTCTACGAGCCGGAGAGCTCCACCGCCCTGGGTTTTGGTTTTCGCTGCGGTTTCCTGGGCTTGCTGCATATGGAAATCATACAGGAGCGACTGGAGCGGGAATACGATCTGGAGCTTATCACCACCGCGCCGACGGTTATCTACGAAGTGGTGACCACGGATAACCAGACCCAGTACGTGGACAGCCCGTCCAAGCTGCCGCCCCTGAACAATATTCTTGAGTTGCGCGAACCCATCGCGGAATGCCATATGCTGTTGCCGCAGGAGTTCCTTGGCAATGTCATTACCCTTTGTATCGAAAAGCGCGGAATGCAGACCAATATGGTCTATCACGGCAACCAGGTGGCGCTCACTTACGAAATTCCCATGTCGGAAGTGGTCCTGGACTTTTTCGATCGGCTGAAATCCACCTCCCGCGGCTATGCTTCGCTGGATTACGGTTTCAAGCGTTTCCAAACCTCCGATATGGTTCGGGTGGATATCCTCATTAACGGAGAACGGGTAGACGCCCTGGCGTTAATTACCCATCGTGATAATTCACAGCGTCGCGGGCGCGAAATCGTGGAGAAAATGCAGGAACTCATCCCCCGGCAGCAGTTTGATATCGCCATTCAGGCGGCTATCGGCAACCACATTATTGCCCGTTCTACTATTAAGCAATTGCGTAAAAACGTACTGGCGAAATGTTACGGCGGCGATGTCAGCCGCAAGAAGAAATTGTTGCAAAAGCAAAAAGAAGGCAAGAAGCGCATGAAGCAGGTTGGTAACGTGGAGCTGCCGCAGGAAGCCTTTTTGGCTATTCTGCACGTCGGCAAAGACAGTAAATGA
- the rseC gene encoding SoxR-reducing system protein RseC produces the protein MIKEWATVISWQQGIAQLRCEQSAGCGSCHSRSSCGTSILNKMGADSSHQLRVESKHPLVPGQRVEVGITESSLIRSALLVYMLPLVGLIGCASILQGLFHTDIAAALGGLLGGAGGMLLARFLAQRIGNQIEYQPVILQIALPPASLSFRREKE, from the coding sequence ATGATTAAAGAATGGGCAACGGTTATCTCCTGGCAGCAAGGTATTGCGCAACTGCGTTGCGAGCAAAGCGCGGGCTGCGGCAGCTGTCATTCCCGCAGCAGCTGCGGCACCAGCATCCTCAATAAAATGGGGGCCGATTCGTCGCACCAGCTGCGCGTGGAAAGCAAGCACCCTCTGGTGCCCGGCCAGCGGGTGGAAGTGGGCATCACCGAAAGCAGCCTGATCCGTTCGGCTTTGCTGGTGTATATGCTGCCTCTGGTGGGCTTAATCGGCTGCGCGTCAATCCTGCAGGGCCTCTTCCACACCGATATCGCCGCCGCATTGGGTGGGCTGCTGGGGGGCGCCGGCGGTATGCTGCTGGCGCGTTTTCTGGCGCAGCGCATCGGCAATCAGATTGAATATCAACCGGTGATTTTGCAAATCGCTCTGCCGCCGGCTTCCCTCTCTTTCCGTCGGGAAAAAGAGTAG
- the rseB gene encoding sigma-E factor regulatory protein RseB — translation MKQFWCAVCLMTSGLLYATNAPAEATASVPSGAPASAPAGAPAPITAPGVLLQQMSQASKSLSYEFAYVSVSKQGVDSLRFRHALFEKRPFAQLLQMDGPRLEILQRGDEISYFEPGLEPFTLSGDHIVDSLPSIVYADFGRLAQFYDFIPVGRTRVSDRLCDVVRIVARDSTRFGYVVWIDSETKLPLRVDLLDRDGEALEQFRVISFVVDPQVMDMMQGLDKVNLPPLLAVPASEKLQFDWNTNWLPAGTAEVSRSRRTLPGINVPIEARLYSDGLFSFAVNINQATAADSSAERYIRTGRRTVYTDIRNNTEITVVGELPPATAKRIADSVVFKAQP, via the coding sequence ATGAAGCAATTTTGGTGTGCCGTTTGTTTAATGACAAGCGGCTTGCTCTATGCGACAAATGCCCCGGCCGAGGCTACCGCTTCCGTTCCCTCCGGGGCACCTGCTTCCGCCCCCGCAGGGGCTCCAGCTCCCATTACCGCCCCCGGCGTCTTGCTTCAGCAGATGAGCCAGGCAAGCAAATCATTAAGCTATGAATTTGCTTACGTCAGCGTCAGCAAGCAGGGTGTGGATTCTTTGCGTTTTCGTCACGCCCTGTTTGAAAAACGTCCGTTTGCGCAGCTGCTGCAAATGGATGGCCCCCGGCTTGAAATCCTTCAGCGGGGCGACGAAATCAGTTATTTCGAACCCGGCCTCGAACCCTTTACACTCTCCGGCGATCATATCGTTGATTCTCTTCCCTCTATCGTTTACGCTGATTTTGGGCGTCTGGCGCAGTTCTACGATTTTATTCCCGTAGGGCGGACGCGAGTCTCCGATCGCTTATGCGATGTGGTGCGCATAGTAGCGCGGGACAGTACCCGGTTTGGTTACGTGGTGTGGATCGACTCCGAGACGAAACTGCCTTTACGTGTCGATTTGCTGGACCGCGACGGTGAGGCGCTGGAACAATTCCGGGTGATCTCATTTGTCGTCGACCCGCAGGTCATGGACATGATGCAGGGTCTGGACAAAGTGAATCTACCTCCGTTGCTGGCGGTGCCGGCCTCGGAAAAGTTACAGTTTGATTGGAACACCAACTGGCTGCCGGCGGGTACCGCTGAAGTCTCGCGCAGTCGCCGTACGCTGCCGGGCATTAACGTGCCCATTGAAGCCAGGCTGTATTCCGACGGGTTATTTAGTTTCGCGGTGAATATCAACCAGGCCACCGCGGCGGACAGCAGCGCGGAGCGGTATATCCGCACCGGCAGGCGCACGGTCTATACCGATATTCGCAACAATACAGAAATCACCGTAGTCGGTGAATTGCCTCCGGCAACCGCAAAGCGTATCGCCGACAGCGTGGTGTTTAAGGCGCAACCATGA
- the rseA gene encoding anti-sigma-E factor RseA encodes MRNEKLSALMDGELFDNELINALSKDDSLRQSWQRYHLIRDTMRGDIGETLHLDIADRVAAAIAQEPVRLVPVSVKESQPRPETWHKLPFWRKASPWVAHVTQIGLAACVSLAVIVGVQHYNRPVNDAQPEAPVFNTLPMMGQASPVSLGVPSGGAVADTGSQQQQVQEQRKRINAILQDFELQRRVHSTQLQFDQHEAQQAAVQVPGTQSLGMQPQ; translated from the coding sequence ATGCGTAATGAAAAGCTTTCGGCTCTTATGGATGGTGAACTGTTCGATAATGAACTGATTAACGCGTTATCGAAAGATGACTCGTTACGGCAGAGCTGGCAACGGTATCATCTGATCCGCGATACAATGCGTGGTGATATTGGTGAAACCCTTCATCTTGATATCGCCGATCGTGTCGCGGCCGCAATTGCCCAGGAACCTGTACGCCTGGTGCCTGTCTCGGTGAAAGAATCGCAGCCCCGGCCGGAAACCTGGCACAAGCTGCCGTTCTGGCGCAAGGCGAGCCCCTGGGTTGCCCATGTGACCCAAATCGGTTTGGCGGCCTGCGTGTCTCTGGCGGTCATCGTCGGCGTTCAGCACTATAACCGTCCGGTCAACGATGCGCAGCCGGAAGCGCCGGTATTCAACACCTTGCCCATGATGGGCCAGGCGTCCCCCGTCAGCCTGGGTGTCCCTTCAGGCGGCGCGGTTGCCGATACCGGTTCGCAGCAGCAGCAGGTGCAGGAACAGCGCAAACGCATCAACGCAATCTTGCAGGATTTCGAATTGCAGCGTCGGGTGCATTCAACGCAATTGCAATTCGACCAGCATGAAGCCCAGCAAGCAGCGGTTCAGGTCCCGGGAACACAGTCATTAGGAATGCAGCCTCAGTAA
- the rpoE gene encoding RNA polymerase sigma factor RpoE, with translation MSEQLTDQVLVERVQKGDQKAFNLLVVRYQHKVASLVSRYVPQGDVPDVAQESFIKAYRALDSFRGDSAFYTWLYRIAVNTAKNYLVAQGRRPPASDVDANDAENYESAGALKEISNPENLMLSEELRQIVFRTIEGLPEDLRMAITLRELDGLSYEEIASIMDCPVGTVRSRIFRAREAIDNKIQPLIQR, from the coding sequence ATGAGCGAGCAGTTAACGGATCAGGTGCTGGTTGAACGGGTGCAGAAAGGCGACCAAAAAGCGTTCAATTTACTGGTCGTTCGTTACCAGCATAAAGTAGCGAGCCTGGTGTCGCGTTACGTTCCCCAAGGGGACGTACCTGATGTGGCCCAGGAGTCGTTTATCAAGGCGTATCGCGCCCTGGACTCTTTTCGCGGGGACAGCGCTTTTTATACATGGCTGTATCGAATCGCCGTAAACACGGCGAAAAATTATCTGGTAGCTCAGGGACGGCGTCCGCCGGCTAGCGATGTGGACGCCAATGATGCCGAAAATTACGAAAGTGCCGGCGCATTGAAAGAAATATCGAACCCTGAGAATTTAATGTTGTCTGAAGAATTGCGACAGATAGTGTTTCGCACTATTGAAGGGCTTCCTGAAGATTTACGTATGGCCATTACGCTTCGGGAACTGGATGGTTTAAGCTATGAAGAGATAGCGTCCATCATGGATTGCCCCGTGGGAACGGTAAGATCGCGTATCTTCCGTGCACGCGAAGCTATTGATAATAAAATTCAACCGCTGATTCAGCGATAA